A stretch of the Cydia pomonella isolate Wapato2018A unplaced genomic scaffold, ilCydPomo1 PGA_scaffold_205, whole genome shotgun sequence genome encodes the following:
- the LOC133533783 gene encoding uncharacterized protein LOC133533783, translating to MFRQRSLLLAAVLAVPGVILANEFIPKVPEQCQQMGFCENLPDYPAERVADIIKQLGTELDKYKVQIDASTLLSRNGDEEELCDFKRKTIVPMAAPDTNGQWHYVVNQKEAPLQS from the coding sequence ATGTTCCGTCAACGCTCTCTGCTACTCGCCGCAGTGCTTGCTGTCCCAGGCGTGATACTGGCCAACGAATTCATCCCGAAAGTACCAGAACAATGTCAACAAATGGGCTTCTGTGAGAACTTGCCCGACTATCCGGCAGAACGCGTCGCCGACATCATCAAACAACTAGGCACCGAGCTCGACAAGTACAAAGTTCAGATTGACGCGTCCACATTGCTGTCCAGAAACGGAGATGAGGAAGAACTCTGCGATTTCAAGCGCAAAACTATAGTGCCTATGGCTGCGCCGGATACTAATGGCCAATGGCACTACGTCGTCAACCAAAAGGAAGCGCCGTTGCAAAgctaa